The nucleotide window TGGTTTAAACCGGAACTTGGAGCAGCGTGATGTCAACGGTTCTATTATTCGGCTAACGTAGTTGCAGATAAGGCAAAATCGCGTAGATTTAGTCTCCTAAAGAAATAGGTGAGAGATTTAGTTACACATTCTTTTATCAGAACACCACCTCATTTtataaagaactaaaaaagGTATGTCCTAAATCATATATTTACGAAAATCGATAGTTTTTAGATGGCAGTGAATGCAATGacaaggtaaacaaaaaataaaacaatataaatttttttttaaatctcacCTTTTCCATTGTACGACGAAGAGCCGCTTGTGCAGCACCTTTCAGAAAACGTAAATTATAGAGCCCCAAATCAAATTTTACAATTATTAcgatacaataaaaaaaaagcaaacttATTTATTTACCATTATGCAACAATTTTTAGgattttttgaattaaaaattaacggaCCTGTCATAGAATCGGCTTCGTCCAAAATAATGATTTTGAAAGGAGGGCATGGTTTCCCACTGTGAAATAGTAAGAGTTAGACAATAAAATTGGTTTCAGAAATTGTTCCTTTGTTTACTCACTCAGGTCTCATTGAGCTTACAGTCCTCTGGGAGAAATTCTTGACTTTTTCTCTTATAACTTGAATGCCTCGTTCATCTGATGCATTAAGCTCCAAAACtctaaaaacaaatgaaaaatccaaaacaaaacaaataattacAAAGACAATATTAAGAGACTGACATGTCAGTTACAACCTCTCCTTGTAAATGTCACCAAACAGTTCTCTAGCAGCTGCCAATATTGTGCTAGTTTTACCAGTACCAGGAGGGCCATAGAACAGAAGATTAGGAAGATCAGCTCCTTGAAGAGATTTCTGAAGCACAGCAACTACTTCCTCTTGGTATGAAACTTCATTGATTGTTCTAGGACGGCTATGGCACAAATACACATTACATACAGCTGTTCGTTTCAAGCTTTGAAACCAAACttgttttactatttttcAACCCAAGGTATTAAGGAACCTCGTTTTCGTTGTAATGGCTCAGAAACCGAGGATGCTCCACTTTCCTTCGGTTGATTGGAGAGCTTTCCAGTTTTTAAAAACGCATCCATTCTGGTTATCAGAAACACGCTCCTTCTGCTTAGATACGGTCAAGGGATTGCGTAATGTAGTTTCCTGTGTTAGCGTGGAAATAGTTGCGGgaatttaaaaacttttttttaagctaATAAATTGTGTTGCTGTGTTTAGTTCTTACCTTTCTGCCCAATTTACGTCTGTCAAACAATAAAACAGAATGAGCAAGTCTGCAAGGTTATGCACAGCTTGGTGGTGGTGTTGCTAATCGGAATTTTCTGGCGCGCGTTTTTATACATGTTACTGTGGCGGCCCGTCACGCCAAATATCTATTTTTCAACGTTGAAGTATTGTCGTACCGGCCACTATGTCGCTAGCGTACACTGCTGGCtatttcaaattaaaattaccatcactttttttaaatgcttgCAGACTGCTTTCCCTGGCTTCGacttaattttcgtgaaaTGTTTCCAAACCCAACATGACAGGGAGTCTTTTGCTGAAGGTTCAGTATTAGAATTGCTAAATAGTTCAGCATTTTCATCTTGTTTAATCGATTCGTTAATACTCTTGCATGGAtgttaataataatattaatgtATTACTAATTTCAGTTTTGAAGGTTCCAAATAGAAcgttcaaaaattcaaattcaaaattacaTGACgtcactaaaaaaaatttggcgaCTAAACGAAAAATTATTGAATAAAATGAAGGTaccaaatttaaatgaaagaaatgctttcttcatattttcaaGCCAAACGCCACCTAGCAACACAAAATCAAGCCTTAAAAAAGCAACGCCATCTAACGACGGGAAAAGGcttaaattgaattttattttatttcctgCGTAACTAATGacccaaaaatcgcaaaagacATGACCAACCAGTCAGCCGTTATTTCAGCTTTGCAAAAGCGTTAGTAAGGGAGCGGCAGCACGACaaacgagaaacaaaaacgTATAACACGCATCTGAATAACCCTCAAACCTGTGTTAAAATCCGTATTgcagcaaacgccatctattgaaAAATATCGGATAAATCGGCATCGTAGTACACATGAGGTgattttgatagaatccctatcgggaaattgaTATTTTTTCAGATTATTTAAGgcaaatttcaataaaatcaTATTGAACTTAATGTGACTATAGACATTATaaactaaaaaactaaaactttaGAGGTGACTTGcagttttcgaaaaaaaattcaagaaaaccTCAAGATTTTACACTTGCGTGGTTCAAAAGTTGCATTTATTTATAAAGGGGCATAATCAAAAGAGGCAATAAACAATTTCTGATCAAACTTGAAAATGGTTAAGTTTACAACATGCTACTTAGCAGTGTCCACACTTATTGCAGTTGTCTGTAGTATTACAGTGTGTGTGGGCTTCATCGTTATGTTGAGTAACATGGAAGAAGCATGCCCACCTCTTAAGTGTCCTACAGAAAACAGCTATTCTGCAATTGTCCAGTCACCACCAGAACCACCAGAACTGTCTACAGCTTCTCATCCTACCTTTCCTGGAAGCTCATCAGGTATTCTGCTAGAAGGAAAAATTGCCCACCCTAGATCAGACATTTACGACCCTGACGATAAAAATACCGACAACATTTACGTTCGAAAACCACAAGAAAGGAAGATTTCTCTTACTAGTTTCTCGGAAAACGACGATGACAACAGTAACAACATAGAACCAGTATTTCTTTTACAAAAGACCATTCCAGGAAACGACCAAAATATGGTAGCCCTTCTGTCATCTATGGTTTCTCGTGGCACTGATCACAACACAGAAGCGAAAATAGAGTCTACGAAAAACTTCAAcctcgaaaagaaaatgacaggTGTCTtgtcgtcttttgtttcttccgaGACAAATTCAGCAGAAGAAAGGGATTTCTTTAACAAGTTTTTGATACTCCTTTCGGAGCAAGGAATTGACCAGGATATCAAACAGAAAATGTTTCAGGTCCTAGAAAACATAATGGGTCGGCCCGAGCACGATAAGGCAATTAGACTGAAAATGGTGAAGCTCATGTCAAAGATCGTTTCGCAAAACATCGATGAGGCCGTCAAGTGGAAAATGCTAAAACTTCTCTTGAAAATAGCTTCACAAGAAACcgaaacaaaaatcaaatcgaaAATGATAGCAATCCTTCAAGACATTAACGAGGAGAAAAGCATCGGGTTAAAGCTGAAGGCCGCAAATTCTCTGTCTGCAGTCGTTGACTACCACGCCATAGATGAAACAAGATCACAAATGGAGAGTCTACTTTCTATGATAGTATCTCCAGCCAAGGAAACAAACGTGCTAAACATTTTCACGAATATTCTTTATGATCTTAAACCACTGGAATTGGACGttgatcaaaaatcaaaaatgattgccgTACTTTTCAGTGTTTCTCCTGAAGAAAGCACACCTGATGTAGATCCTGCCAAGAAAACCGACATACTGAAAATTTTCTCGGAAATTCTCCATGATCTTAAAGGACTGGAATTGGACGTTGACCAAAATTCAGGAATGATTAACGTTCTGTTCAGTGTTGCACGTGGAGAAAACACACATGATGCGGACCCTgccaaaaaaatgaacatgCTGAGCGTTTTCTCGAATATTGTTTATGATCTTACAACACTGGCATTGAACGTTGACCAAAAATCAGAAATGATTAACGTACTCTCCAGTGTTGTTCGTGAAGAAAACACACCTTATCGAGGTCAGGCCAAGAAAACAGACATGCTGAACATTTTCTCGAATATTCTTTATGATCTTACACTACTGGAATTGGACGTTGATCAAAAATCTAAAATGATTGCcgtttttttcagtgtttctcCTGAAGAAAACACATCTGATGTAGATCCTGCCGAGAAAACCGACATGCTGAACATTTTCTCGAAAATTCTTCATGGTCTAAAAGGATTGGAATTGGGCGATGACCAGAAATCAGTAATGATTAACGCACTCTTCAGTCTTGCTCGTGAAGAAAATACACCTGATGCGGACACTGCCGAGAAAACATACATACTGAAAACGTTCTCGAAAATTCTTCATGATCTTAAAGCACTGGAATTGGACGTTGACAAACAATCAGAAATTATTAACGTTCTGTCCAGTGTTGCACGTGGAGAAAACACACCTGATGCGGACCCTGCCAAGAAAATGAACATGCTGAGCGTTTTCTCGAATATTGTTTATGATCTTACAACCATGGCATTGGACGTTGACCATAAATCAGAAATGATTAACGTACTCTCCAGTGTTGCTCGTGAAGAAAACACACCTTATACAGGTCAGGCCAAGAAAACAGACATGCTGAACATTTTCTCGAATATTCTTTATGATCTTACACTACTGGAATTGGACGttgatcaaaaatcaaaaatgattgccgTATTTTTCAGTGTTTCTCCTGAAGAAAACCCATCTGATGTAGATCCTGCCGAGAAAACCGACATGCTGAACATTTTCTCGAAAATTCTTCATGGTCTAAAAGGATTGGAATTGGGCGATGATCAAAAATCAGCAATGATTAACGCACTATTCAGTCTTGCTCGTGAAGAAAATACACCTGATGCGGACACTGCCGAGAAAACATACATACTGAAAATGTTCTCGGAAATTCTTCATGATCTTAAAGCACTGGAATTGGACGTTGACAAACAATCAGAAATGATTAACGTTCTGTCCAGTGTTGCACGTGGAGAAAACACACCTGGTGCGGACCCTGCCAATAAAAT belongs to Daphnia magna isolate NIES linkage group LG1, ASM2063170v1.1, whole genome shotgun sequence and includes:
- the LOC116933118 gene encoding replication factor C subunit 4; the protein is MDAFLKTGKLSNQPKESGASSVSEPLQRKRGSLIPWVEKYRPRTINEVSYQEEVVAVLQKSLQGADLPNLLFYGPPGTGKTSTILAAARELFGDIYKERVLELNASDERGIQVIREKVKNFSQRTVSSMRPDGKPCPPFKIIILDEADSMTGAAQAALRRTMEKETKSTRFCLICNYVSRIIEPLTSRCSKFRFKPLPRDILVKRLGEICEFEKMACTGDILESLIEASEGDLRRAITFLQSIANVTVEVGPTIEDIHEITGRVPNHWIEGLLEKCATGSYDTIQSYIYNFSAEGFSVSQLLNQLHERVIFSTEFSAKQKNLICEKVAICDHRLAEGADEQLQLLDLSCTIMISYQ
- the LOC123466573 gene encoding uncharacterized protein LOC123466573 isoform X2, producing MVKFTTCYLAVSTLIAVVCSITVCVGFIVMLSNMEEACPPLKCPTENSYSAIVQSPPEPPELSTASHPTFPGSSSGILLEGKIAHPRSDIYDPDDKNTDNIYVRKPQERKISLTSFSENDDDNSNNIEPVFLLQKTIPGNDQNMVALLSSMVSRGTDHNTEAKIESTKNFNLEKKMTGVLSSFVSSETNSAEERDFFNKFLILLSEQGIDQDIKQKMFQVLENIMGRPEHDKAIRLKMVKLMSKIVSQNIDEAVKWKMLKLLLKIASQETETKIKSKMIAILQDINEEKSIGLKLKAANSLSAVVDYHAIDETRSQMESLLSMIVSPAKETNVLNIFTNILYDLKPLELDVDQKSKMIAVLFSVSPEESTPDVDPAKKTDILKIFSEILHDLKGLELDVDQNSGMINVLFSVARGENTHDADPAKKMNMLSVFSNIVYDLTTLALNVDQKSEMINVLSSVVREENTPYRGQAKKTDMLNIFSNILYDLTLLELDVDQKSKMIAVFFSVSPEENTSDVDPAEKTDMLNIFSKILHGLKGLELGDDQKSVMINALFSLAREENTPDADTAEKTYILKTFSKILHDLKALELDVDKQSEIINVLSSVARGENTPDADPAKKMNMLSVFSNIVYDLTTMALDVDHKSEMINVLSSVAREENTPYTGQAKKTDMLNIFSNILYDLTLLELDVDQKSKMIAVFFSVSPEENPSDVDPAEKTDMLNIFSKILHGLKGLELGDDQKSAMINALFSLAREENTPDADTAEKTYILKMFSEILHDLKALELDVDKQSEMINVLSSVARGENTPGADPANKMNMLSVFSNIVNDLTTLALDVDQKSEMINVLSSVAREENTPYPVFFLKKTHLM
- the LOC123466573 gene encoding uncharacterized protein LOC123466573 isoform X1, which codes for MVKFTTCYLAVSTLIAVVCSITVCVGFIVMLSNMEEACPPLKCPTENSYSAIVQSPPEPPELSTASHPTFPGSSSGILLEGKIAHPRSDIYDPDDKNTDNIYVRKPQERKISLTSFSENDDDNSNNIEPVFLLQKTIPGNDQNMVALLSSMVSRGTDHNTEAKIESTKNFNLEKKMTGVLSSFVSSETNSAEERDFFNKFLILLSEQGIDQDIKQKMFQVLENIMGRPEHDKAIRLKMVKLMSKIVSQNIDEAVKWKMLKLLLKIASQETETKIKSKMIAILQDINEEKSIGLKLKAANSLSAVVDYHAIDETRSQMESLLSMIVSPAKETNVLNIFTNILYDLKPLELDVDQKSKMIAVLFSVSPEESTPDVDPAKKTDILKIFSEILHDLKGLELDVDQNSGMINVLFSVARGENTHDADPAKKMNMLSVFSNIVYDLTTLALNVDQKSEMINVLSSVVREENTPYRGQAKKTDMLNIFSNILYDLTLLELDVDQKSKMIAVFFSVSPEENTSDVDPAEKTDMLNIFSKILHGLKGLELGDDQKSVMINALFSLAREENTPDADTAEKTYILKTFSKILHDLKALELDVDKQSEIINVLSSVARGENTPDADPAKKMNMLSVFSNIVYDLTTMALDVDHKSEMINVLSSVAREENTPYTGQAKKTDMLNIFSNILYDLTLLELDVDQKSKMIAVFFSVSPEENPSDVDPAEKTDMLNIFSKILHGLKGLELGDDQKSAMINALFSLAREENTPDADTAEKTYILKMFSEILHDLKALELDVDKQSEMINVLSSVARGENTPGADPANKMNMLSVFSNIVNDLTTLALDVDQKSEMINVLSSVAREENTPYPGQAKNTDMLNIFSNILYDLTLLELDVDQKSKMIAVFFSVSPEENPSDVDPAEKTDILNIFSKILHGLKGLELGDDQKSAMINALFSLTREEKTSDVDTAEKTYILKTFSKILHDLKALELDVDKQSEMINVLSSVERGENTPAANPAKKRNMLSVFSNIVYDLTTLALDVNQKSEMINVFSSVAREENTLYPVFFLKKTHLM